Genomic segment of Candidatus Krumholzibacteriia bacterium:
CTTCACCGAGCTGCCGGAGGATCGCGCCGACCTGCCGCCCGACGAGGCCGACGTGCTGAGCAACGTCGACAGCCGGGCGCGCGACGGTGCGGAGGGCGAAGAGGCCACCGACATGCCGCGCATGGAGGGCGAGGGCGACGCCCCGCAGGTCGGTCTGCAACCGTCGCCCGAACCGAGCCCGGTCGGAGGGGGCCGTCCCGACGCCCCTGAGGAGGAACAGGCCGAACAGCCGGAGCCCATCCAGGACCCGAGCGCCGAGGAACCCAGCCCCAGCGAGAGCGAGATCGAACGTCTGGGCCAGCGCGCCGAGGTGGGCGAGCGCATCCGCGAGGGCGAGACGGGGAGCTCGACGGAGCGCGAAGAGGGCTCGCTGCGCAGTGCCCGCGGCGATCCGAGGCAGTCCCTGCAACCGGGGCGGGTGGAGGTCTCGCCCGAGCCGCGGTTCCGGGTGGGACCGGGTCGCGAGGACCTCTACCAGGAGGAGATGGACAACCCGCAGGGCAACGTTCCGCTCTTCGGCGACGTCAGTCTGAACACCGTGGCCTGGAACTGGGCGCCGTGGCTTCAGCGCTTCAGCCGCGAGTTCCACCGCAACTGGGTGCCTCCCTACGCCTACTGGCTCGGCCTGATCGAGGGCGGCCAGCTGGTGGAGGTGGAGATCGCCCCCGACGGCCGTCTGCTGAAGCTCGAGGTGCTCGAGGAGAACGGTCACGAGTCGTTGCGCGAGGCCACGGTCGGGAACTTCCGCGGCATCGCGCCCTACCATCCCCTGCCCGACGACTTCCCCGAGCCCACGCTGCGCCTGACGGTGCGGGTGACCTACCGCGGACGCGACTGAGACGAGTCGGTGGCAGCGGTTCGGGGCCCGCCCCCTGATCTTGTCACGACCCCGCGCCTGGCCTAGCCTGGCGATTCGTGCGCGGGGCCGGATCCGAGCGCCCTGCCCGGCGGAATCACGCGCCCGACGCGCTGGAGGAACTGCATGCTGGATTTCCTGCTCCGCGGCGGGCCGGTGATGATCCCCCTGGCCCTGTGCAGCATTCTGGCCAGCGTGATCACCTTCGAGCGGATCCTGGCGCTGCGGCGCAGCAAGGTCGTCCCGCGCGAGATCCTGCACGTCGCCGAGGCCGCCGACCCGAAGAAGGACCTGAGCGTGGCGATCTCGGTCTGCGAACGCAATCCGGGCGTGTTCAGCGACATCCTGCGGGCCGGTCTGGAAGCGCAGGGGCTGCCCTGGGAGACCGTGCGCGACGTGATCCTCGACGCCGGCCGTCAGGAGACCCCCAAGCTCGAGCGCAATCTGGTGTGGCTGGAGACCATCGCCGGGGTCGCGCCGCTGCTGGGCCTGCTGGGCACGGTGCTGGGCATGATCAAGACCTTCGCATCGATCTCCGTGGCCGGCCTGGGCGATCCCCAGGTGCTGAGCGAGGGCATCAGCGAGGCCATGATCACAACGGCCGTGGGGCTGGGCATCGGCATTCCGACGCTGGTCGCCTACAACCTCCTGGCCGCGCGCAGCGAGGCCTTCGTCATCGAGATCGAGCGTCACGCCAGCCGGTTGCTGGCGCGGTGGAGGAGCCGCAGGGCCGAGGCCGGGGCCGAGGTCGAGGCATGAGCGAGCTGGCCTTCCGTCCCGTGAAACGGCGCCGGCGGGTCACCCTGAACCTGACCTCGCTGATCGATGTCCTCTTCCTGCTCTTGATCTTCTTCATGCTGACCTCGACCTTCCGGCAGGCTGGCGAACTGCAGCTGGAGCTGCCCGACTCGTCCACGAGTGAGCCGTCGACCGATGCCGAGCAGATGCGGCCCACCGAGATCGCCCTGCGCGCCGACGGGCAGGTACTGATCGACGGGTCGGTGGTGGAGGAAGAGGAACTGGTGGCCGAACTGAGACGCCGCAAGGAGTCCGATCCCGACGCGCGCGTGATCCTGAACGCCGAGGCGGCCGCGCGGCACGCCGACGTGGTCAACCTGATCGATGTCGTGCGTTCGCTCGGCTTCGCGGGATTGAGCCTCGGCACCGAGATGCGACCCGGGGCGTCGGCCCCGCAGGAGGCGAATCGTTGAGACTGCGCACCTTCACCGCTCGTTGTGTGGCGGCCGCCGGCCTGTTGGCGCTGGCCGCCTGCGAGAGCGACGACTTCGCCGACACCGGATCGGGCATGCCGCTCGACGTGAGCCAGGACTCCGTCCTGGTCGAGGCACCGGCCGTCCGCTTCGAACGGATCGAGACGGTCGAGCCCGAGACCTCGAGGCCCTACGTCGACCGGCAGACGCTGTTCCTGGGCAACCGCGAACGCGGCGGCTTCCGCGCCACGCCGGTGATCCGCTTCAACTTCGACGAAGAGGTCCTGCGTGATCGCCTGCGAGAGCGCCTCGAGCCCGAGACCAGTTTCGACTACGCCGTCGACTACAGCGACACCGTCCAGTTCGACGCGGACTTCGTGGCGAACCCGCGGATCCAGCTCGCGCTGTTCGAGCGTGAAGTGCCCGACGAGGGCGACGTACCCAAGCCCCCGCGATCGATCCGCGTGACGTCGACCGCGGCGGCGATCCAGACCGAGGACGCGACGGTGGAGTCGATCGACGAACTGCTCGGCGACGAGATCACCGAGTTCGAACAGACGCAGTCCGACCGCAACTACGAGATCCCTCTGCCCGAAGCCACCGTCCGGGACTGGATCGCCGCCTCCGGCCACGACGGCGTGGCGCTGTTCGATCTCGCCCCCGGAGACGAGACCTTCGAATTCCCCAACGAGTCGAACATCATCGCCTTCGCCGGGCGCGGATTCGGACGCGCCGGCAGCGAGCTGGTGCAGACCGAGATCGACGAGTCGATCGAGCCGGAAATCCTGCTCGACCTGGCCGCGGTCGACGAGAGCGGCAGCCCACTGAGCGACATCGTGATCGGCGCACCGGCGCTGATCGACTTCACCGTGATCGAGCGCGACTCGCCTCCGGGCGGGGGCGGACTGTTGAGTTCACACGATCCGGTGCGCACGTGGATCGAGCTCGATCTGGACGACGGGGTGGTTCCGCGCAACGCGACCATCAACCGGGCGGTTCTCACCCTGCGCGCCGATCCGGAGGGCACGCTGGGCACGCCCAACCGCGGCGGCCAGCCCCAGAACCTGACCGTGCTCTGCTACGAGAGCCGGTTGTCCGACGCCACGCGTGAGAACCCGGGTCGCAGTATCGTCGGCGAGGGCATCGAGTCGCTGATCTTCGTGGACGGCGCGGCGCTGTCGATCCTCGATGTCCCGATCCTCGAACTCGACATCACGGCCTACGTGCAACGGGTGGTGAACGGGGTCGTCGATCCCGACCGGACGGGCCTGCTGATCCTCTTCGACAGCGAGGAATTCGACTTCGACACCGTGAACTTCCACGGTCCCGACTCGCCCTTCCCCGACCAGCGGCCGACGGTGCGCGTGACCTTCACCCCGCCGGCCGACTCGTGGCGCTAGGAGGGCGACGATGACGAAGCGAACGATCTGTGCGACGACCCTTCTGCTGCTCACGCTGCTGCCGTCCGGCGTGCGCGCCGACTCGTTGTTCGGTATGAGCTACTTCGGCCAGCCGACCACACTGCGCGACGCCCGGATCGAG
This window contains:
- a CDS encoding biopolymer transporter ExbD, with the protein product MSELAFRPVKRRRRVTLNLTSLIDVLFLLLIFFMLTSTFRQAGELQLELPDSSTSEPSTDAEQMRPTEIALRADGQVLIDGSVVEEEELVAELRRRKESDPDARVILNAEAAARHADVVNLIDVVRSLGFAGLSLGTEMRPGASAPQEANR
- a CDS encoding MotA/TolQ/ExbB proton channel family protein — translated: MLDFLLRGGPVMIPLALCSILASVITFERILALRRSKVVPREILHVAEAADPKKDLSVAISVCERNPGVFSDILRAGLEAQGLPWETVRDVILDAGRQETPKLERNLVWLETIAGVAPLLGLLGTVLGMIKTFASISVAGLGDPQVLSEGISEAMITTAVGLGIGIPTLVAYNLLAARSEAFVIEIERHASRLLARWRSRRAEAGAEVEA